A stretch of DNA from Streptomyces xanthii:
CCCAGCACCAGCAGCTGGCGCGGCTCACCGAGCGCGAGCGCGAGGTCATGATCCTCGTCGCGCAGGGCCTGTCGAACGGCGAGATCGCGGCCCGCCTCGTGCTGTCCGAGGCCACCGTGAAGACCCACGTCGGCCGCATCCTGACCAAGCTCGACCTGCGCGACCGCGTCCAGGTCGTCGTCCTCGCCTACGAGACCGGACTGGTACGCGCGGGCGGCGGACAGGGCTGACCCTCAGGCCCTAGGGCGTGTCTTCAAACTCCCGCCTGCTCCACGGCGTCTGGTGCGCACTCTCGCCGCACCGGGCGAAGACCCAAGTAGCTCCGCTACGAGGGCCTGCGCCCGGCACACCGAGAGCACGCACCAGACGCCGCGAAGCCGCCCTCCGGGCGACGACGGGAGTTTGAAGACACGCCCTAGGATCTGCGCATGCTGCTCTGGATCAACGGCCCTTTCGGTGGCGGGAAGACACAGACCGCGTACGAGCTGCGGCGCCGGCTGCCCGGCAGCGTCGTCTGCGACCCGGAACACATCGGCTTCGGGCTGCACCGCACGCTGCCGCCCGGACTCCGCGAGGACTTCCGGGACCTGGCGGCGTGGCGGGCCGGCGTCCTCGAGACGCTCGACCTCGCGCTCACCCGGCACGACGGGCACGTCGTCGTCCCCATGACGCTCACCGACCCCGCGCACCACGCGGAGATCCTCGGTGAGCTGCGCGAACGGGGCCACGACGTACGGCACTTCACGCTCCTCGCCTCCCGCGAGACCGTCCTGCGGCGCCTGCGCGAGCGCGGACTCGGGCACGTCCTGCGCTTCGTCGTCGGCAAGGAGGGCGTGCTGAAGCGGGAGAGCTGGGCCGTGGGGCAGCTCGACCACTGTCTGGAGCGGCTGCGCGAGCCCGAGTTCGCCGAGCACCTGTGGACCGACGAGTCCACCGTCGCCAAGACCGCCGACCGCGTCGCCGTGCTGTCCGGCCTGACGCTGACACCGAACAAGGACGGCGCCCTGCGGGGCCGCGCCCGCCGCGCCCTCGTCGGCATCCGGCACATCCGGCTGGACTGAGCCTCAGCGCAGCACGCCCTCGATGAAGTCGGCGCCGAGCCGGGACACCAGGCCCAGGTCCAGCTGGTGCTGCACGTAC
This window harbors:
- a CDS encoding AAA family ATPase; protein product: MLLWINGPFGGGKTQTAYELRRRLPGSVVCDPEHIGFGLHRTLPPGLREDFRDLAAWRAGVLETLDLALTRHDGHVVVPMTLTDPAHHAEILGELRERGHDVRHFTLLASRETVLRRLRERGLGHVLRFVVGKEGVLKRESWAVGQLDHCLERLREPEFAEHLWTDESTVAKTADRVAVLSGLTLTPNKDGALRGRARRALVGIRHIRLD